The genome window GCAGGAGAAGTAGTTGCATTAGCTCCACGAGGAGTAGCACTACTTCGTTGCGCCCCCGTATTCATATATCCCTGGTTGTTATAACAAATATAGGTAAAATCATGTCCTCTTTCCAAAGCCCCGGAAAGAGACTGCAAACCTATATCGTACGTTCCACCATCGCCTCCGAAGGCAACAATTTTAATCTTTTTATCTATCTTCCCTCTTTTTCTTAAAGCCTGATAGGCTGCCTCAACACCGGAAGCTCCCGCTCCAGCATTTTCAAAGGCCGTATGAATCCATGGCACACGCCAAGCACTGAAGGGATATACAGTTGTAGAAACCTCAAGGCAACCTGTTGCATTGATTATGACAAGAGGGGAATCTACGCCCATGAGTCCCTGATGTACGGCCGTCGGGGCGCCACATCCAGGGCACATGCGGTGTCCTTGCGTCATAGGGCTTTTTTTATGAACAACATCGCTGATTTTTATACTCATCTTCGCCATCCCCCTATTCTAGAAGGCCGATATAGTGCTCTTCATGCGAAATCTTGCCATTGATGAGGTCCATGAAGATTCCTTCTGCATACTGCGGGAAGAAATCTCTTCCCCCAAGACCATAAATGCAGCTATTGACAGGAACCAAGTCCCCGGCAGCATAGAGGGCACTTCTTACTTCTGCAACGAGAGGCGCGGTTCCGCCAATGCTTAAACATCTATCTAAAACAGCAATAGCCTTTTTCCCTTTAAGAACAGCAGCTATCGCTTCAGCAGGGAAGGGACGGAACATACGAACGCGAAGACAACCGACCTTATGCCCCTTATTTCTCATCTCATCAACCACATCTTTGACAGCTCCTGACGCTGAAGACATAACAACAATAACAAAATCAGCATCTTCAGTTTTGTAACAATCGATCATGGGATAATATCGACCTGATATAGACTCGAATTCTTTCGCTATCTTGTCATAAAGAGCGAGGGCCTTTTTATGTGCTTCGATCTGCTGACGTTTAATTTCAAAGTAATACTCAGACATAGCGAAGGATCCATATGTTACGGGATTTTCGACATCAAGCAGAGGATTGATAGGATTTCTTTCTCCCACGAAATTTTTCACAACATCATCGTCAAGGAACTCTACAGGTTCAAAACCATGGCTTGTAATAAAGCCGTCCTGACAAACAAATACGGGGGTGAGAATATCCTTGTTCTCGCTGAGCCGTATCGCCATAATGGCAGAATCATAGACTTCCTGGGCATCTTCACAATATAGATGTATCCAGCCATAATCTCGCTGGGACATACTATCACTGTGATCACAGTGAATATTTATGGGTGCCCCTACACTTCTGTTTACTAGACCAAAAACAATGGGTGTTCTGAAACAGCCTGCGATAGGAAAAACCTCATGCATAAGTGCTACTCCATTTGCACTTGAAGCAGTCATAACACGGGCTCCAGCAGCTGAGGCTGTTACGCAGGCTGTTATGGCAGAATGCTCACTTTCCACCGTAACGAAATTTGTATCGACCTCACCGTTTGCAACAAATTCTGCAAACTTCATAATTATGTCTGTCGATGGAGTTATGGGGTAAGCTGCGACTACGTCTGGATTTATCTGACGCATCGCTTCAGCAAAAGCCCAATTTCCTGATGTAATCTCTTTACGTGGCATCTTTTTCCGCCCCCTTCTACGCGAAATCTGATTCAGGCCGCATCTCTATCGCCTTTTTGGGGCATACTTGGGCGCATATTCCACAGCCTTTACAATAGAAGTAGTCGATACCCGTTACCTTTCCGTTCTCATCGGTTGTAATTGAACGATCCGGGCACTGAACCCAACAAAGCATGCAAGAAATACACTCTTCTCCATTCCATACCGGACGAATGCTTCGCCATTGGCCTGTTTCAACATTCTCAGCCGAAGCCCCGTAAGTAATTCCTCCCATAGGAACATCCTGCCATCTTTTAGGCTTGCCCATGTCTTTCATTTCTTTCCAATTTTTGCACGTACTCATCCGATTTGTACCTCCTCATAGCCCCTCTTAATGGCCCTGAGATTGGCGGCCAGCACCTTTTCAGGTAGCTTTGCCATCTTATGAGAGAAGTGGTCAACAAATGCCTGAATGGGAACCTCTGTAAAAATATGAGCAAAAGTTCCGAGCATAGGAGCGTTGGGGCGATTCTGGCCAAATTCCTCCAGTGTGATTTTTGTCGCATCAATTGTTATAACCTTGACTGCATCTGGAAGGCCGAGTTTTTCCTTAATATCGGCAGGTGACATGGGAGTATTGATAAGATAAACCGTATTGTCATCGCATCCCTCGGTTGGACGAGCAGCATCGAGCAAAGTGGGGTCTATGACTGCAACTACATTGGGATTCTGAACTCCACAGCGTTTGCGGATTGGTTGATCAGAAACCCTGTTGTAGGCCTTCATAGGCGCTCCCTGACGTTCTGCACCGTACTCGGGGAAAGACTGGACGAATTTCCCGGCTCCAAACAATACCTCAGAAAGTATTGCTGAACCCGATTTGGCTCCCTGGCCTCCTCGTCCATGCCACCTGATTTCAATGGCGAGAGGCATTACTACATCAACTCCTTTCAAATTTGGTGAAATCGGAGTACATGTAAAAAGCAGTCTTATGAGCAACGCCAGATCATCGAAAAGTAAATTCAGAAGTAGGACAGCGCATCGGGAAAACTAGATCACATTAAAAAGCTAACCAATTTTTATAAAACTTATTGGAGAATTCTTGCAATATCATAGCGTATTTATCCTTTTATATAAAATAGATTCTTTTATGCAGAGTGGCATAAACTATGGGGAATATAATCTCTAATGTGGATTAGCTCAAAATTGCGTCGTTTTTCTCATCATGTTCTTGGAAATTTTTTGAGCAATGAAAATCATGTCGTCTTCACTAAAATTTCGATAATGAATTCCCGTTTTCTTGAGGTTTGATCGAACTTTACGTATATTTTCTCTAAAAGATCTTGCGGCTGAATAGCCCCGAAAACGTATATGTAACAAAAGAGGGGCTGGATTTTTTGACCAAAAAACAACTCCTCGGCGGGGCATATCCTTCCTCTAGCCGCCTCATAAACCACGGCATATAAAAAGCTGGAATATCAGTCGCTCGACTGGCAGAAAGTAAAATAGGGCAAATAGCTTCTTGAGGCCCTTTTTGTGTCTTGATAGTCGTTTTGCTCCACATATTTTACCTTTTCTATTTTTTCTCTTCTAAAATCTGTTTCAATGAGAGAACGAAGCCATCCACTTCTTCCTCTCCCAACGTAAGCGGCGCATAACAATGTATAAAATTAAACAGGGGTGAATACCCTGTAAAATATCCCTTATTCAGAAGCGCCTCAAAAACTTGTTCCGCCATATAATCGGCTTCCAAGTCAATTACATTCATCATGCCTCGGCCGCGAATTTCCTTCACACCAACAACGCATGTCTTCAGTTTTTGAAGCTTTTGACGCAGATATTCCCCAATTCTACTGCCACGCTCAACAAGTTTACCCCGCTTCATGACCTCTATAACTTTTCTCGCTACTGCACATCCAAGTGGGTCATCAATGTGAGATTGAACATAACGCAATTTGAGATCCGTCATCTTTTTACCAAGTTGCGAACGAATCAAGACTCCACTTATGGGATAGCCATTACCAAGTCCCTTCCCCATCGCAATGATTTCTGGAGAGTGACTCTCTCCTTGCAAACAATCGTAGTATTGAAAACCAAACCAGCGACCAGTGCGACCGAATCCAGTAGTGACCTCGTTTGAAACAACAACGCCTCCAGTAGAGCGAATTCGTTTTGTCAAATAAGAGATTAGCTTTTCTGGAGGGCAAAGCACACGTCCGCCAGCATTACCTGCCTCAAATACAAAACAAGCACAAGACATAAAATCTACATTCTTGAATTTGCCGCAACTTTCGCAATCCTGCTTTTTATCACACTCTATACATTCTGTTACATTAAGATCTACCCACGTTTTAGGATCACGCGGCATCCGCAATTCTGAAGAGGTTCCAAGATACGACAACGTTGTGCATAATTTTTTTCTTCGCTGCGTCAATTTTTCAGCCATCCATACAGCCATGGAGACAGCTTCACTACCGGAAGAAAGATAGGTACCATCGTAATCACATGGAAGACCAGCGGCATCTGTAACTTCCTGCGTTAGACAAGCAGAATGTTCCGTTGTAAAAAACTGATGTAAATGCATAGACTTCACAGACTGACTCGACATTGTCGCCAATATCTCTGGATGAGCATGTCCCAAAACAGCAGCCCAACAACCCGATTCCATATCGACTAAAGTTCCGTATTCTGCTGTCTGGATACGGTTTCCCTGGGCACTCAACACAGTTAAGCTAACATGAGGACTTTCGAATAAGCGCAAACGTTTATCACTACTGGAACAACTTTCTTTAACTTCTTCCATTCTCACATTCCTCCTATATCTTCCTCGTTTATGAAACAACGAAAATATACTATGGTTATAGAAAATTCTGGAATTTACTGCATCTATATGCGAGAAGAGTGAGTGTGATAATATTTCAGAAACGAACATAATTCCTCGTTAAGAGGTGAAATATTATGAAACGTTTGTTGAGCAAATTAAACGCATTCGAAACGATAATAAAAAATTTACTACCCGTTATTGGACTTTCTCTTTTTATCACTGCCTTGTGGGTTCTTCACAAAGAACTCAAAGATTACCATATTCACGATATTCTATTTCAGCTAACACAAATTCCCTTTAAATATATTATTTTCGCTTTTTTATTCATGATATGCGACTACTTCGTTCTTACATTATATGATTTCCTTGCCCTTAAAAGTATAGGTCATCCGTTAA of Aminobacterium sp. MB27-C1 contains these proteins:
- a CDS encoding thiamine pyrophosphate-dependent enzyme, with translation MSIKISDVVHKKSPMTQGHRMCPGCGAPTAVHQGLMGVDSPLVIINATGCLEVSTTVYPFSAWRVPWIHTAFENAGAGASGVEAAYQALRKRGKIDKKIKIVAFGGDGGTYDIGLQSLSGALERGHDFTYICYNNQGYMNTGAQRSSATPRGANATTSPAGSVIPGKLQKPKDLTSIAAAHHIPYVAQTTLFNHIDVATKVKRAIETPGPAFVNILVPCVLFWRIDPALQGDICKKAAETRFWPIYEVIDGEWKLSYKPKKRVPIEEFLKPQGRYSHLFKGEKSKALLEQAQADIEIDWNYILDRCKETWIPQE
- the porA gene encoding pyruvate ferredoxin oxidoreductase, translated to MPRKEITSGNWAFAEAMRQINPDVVAAYPITPSTDIIMKFAEFVANGEVDTNFVTVESEHSAITACVTASAAGARVMTASSANGVALMHEVFPIAGCFRTPIVFGLVNRSVGAPINIHCDHSDSMSQRDYGWIHLYCEDAQEVYDSAIMAIRLSENKDILTPVFVCQDGFITSHGFEPVEFLDDDVVKNFVGERNPINPLLDVENPVTYGSFAMSEYYFEIKRQQIEAHKKALALYDKIAKEFESISGRYYPMIDCYKTEDADFVIVVMSSASGAVKDVVDEMRNKGHKVGCLRVRMFRPFPAEAIAAVLKGKKAIAVLDRCLSIGGTAPLVAEVRSALYAAGDLVPVNSCIYGLGGRDFFPQYAEGIFMDLINGKISHEEHYIGLLE
- a CDS encoding 4Fe-4S dicluster domain-containing protein; amino-acid sequence: MSTCKNWKEMKDMGKPKRWQDVPMGGITYGASAENVETGQWRSIRPVWNGEECISCMLCWVQCPDRSITTDENGKVTGIDYFYCKGCGICAQVCPKKAIEMRPESDFA
- a CDS encoding 2-oxoacid:acceptor oxidoreductase family protein, with amino-acid sequence MPLAIEIRWHGRGGQGAKSGSAILSEVLFGAGKFVQSFPEYGAERQGAPMKAYNRVSDQPIRKRCGVQNPNVVAVIDPTLLDAARPTEGCDDNTVYLINTPMSPADIKEKLGLPDAVKVITIDATKITLEEFGQNRPNAPMLGTFAHIFTEVPIQAFVDHFSHKMAKLPEKVLAANLRAIKRGYEEVQIG
- a CDS encoding DUF1848 family protein, which translates into the protein MWSKTTIKTQKGPQEAICPILLSASRATDIPAFYMPWFMRRLEEGYAPPRSCFLVKKSSPSFVTYTFSGLFSRKIF
- a CDS encoding aminotransferase class III-fold pyridoxal phosphate-dependent enzyme, with protein sequence MEEVKESCSSSDKRLRLFESPHVSLTVLSAQGNRIQTAEYGTLVDMESGCWAAVLGHAHPEILATMSSQSVKSMHLHQFFTTEHSACLTQEVTDAAGLPCDYDGTYLSSGSEAVSMAVWMAEKLTQRRKKLCTTLSYLGTSSELRMPRDPKTWVDLNVTECIECDKKQDCESCGKFKNVDFMSCACFVFEAGNAGGRVLCPPEKLISYLTKRIRSTGGVVVSNEVTTGFGRTGRWFGFQYYDCLQGESHSPEIIAMGKGLGNGYPISGVLIRSQLGKKMTDLKLRYVQSHIDDPLGCAVARKVIEVMKRGKLVERGSRIGEYLRQKLQKLKTCVVGVKEIRGRGMMNVIDLEADYMAEQVFEALLNKGYFTGYSPLFNFIHCYAPLTLGEEEVDGFVLSLKQILEEKK